The genomic interval CGTCGGGAGCGGCCTGTTCGCTCTCGTCAAGGATGACCACATGCCACGGCTGCGGCTTATCGGCGTGTTCGGTGTCGTAGAACTGGATCGCCGCGTTGATCTCGTCCCGTATGCACCGATCCGAGACATCGGCGGCTCCGATACCTTTCGTTCTGACGAAATCGAGTCTGCCTCCGCTGAAGATGCACAGCGTCAAGGCTTCCTCCCTGCGAATGGCAAGCAATCGTCTGACCGCCGATGGATCGGAGGCTTGCACGGCATCGAGAAGCCGTACACAGGCCGCAACTGCCGGCTCAATCGCGCCAATCACAAAACCGGCGTGACGGCACGCCTCGCTCACAGCGATAGCCAGCCCACGATCGGCGCCCACGACCAATATCCTTCCGGGCGCACCCGGGCGTCCCGGCGTGATCACCTGGAAATCCGATACGGTCTCTCTGCCGGACAGGGAGGCGTATTGCCGGATTTCGTCCTGCACGAACCGGGCGATATGCTGCGGGTCCCCTTCCGAAAGCATCACGATGCGAGCCACACTGCATTCGGCCGGCAGAGACACCGTCACCCGCCGAGATCGCACCTTGTGTTGCTTCCTGAGGACCTTGAGAATCTGGATCAGTTTCTGCGAATCGACAACACAGCCGTCCTGGATGGTCCCCGGTTCGACGGCGACCCGTGTGGCAGCCACAACCTGGATCCCCGCCCCGGTCTTCCGAGCGGACACGATGCGGATCTCGGCCGCGCCGATCTCAATTCCCGTTGCCGTTTTGCCGCTGGATTTCATTCGTTCACCCTGATCCTGTCGATCGCCACGTCGTACGGCGGGCCGTCCGTGCCGACCGAAACCTCGGCCTGAATCCGGGCGATGAATCCGCTGGATGACCGGGCCACGGACGCAATATGACAATCCGCCTCCGCGCCAAACGGCACCCCCTGCGCCACCGCTATGGCGGCCTGCGGCAACTCGACGCGGGCCGGAATCCCGGGAGCGGCGCGGGGGTGGTCCACCGTCACCGTATAGGCGCCACCAGCAAACGGTTTGTCCTGGAATCCGTCGCGCCAGTCGGGATTCGCCCGCAATTGCGACAGCGCGTCATCGAGTCCCGCTTCGGCGATCGCCAACACCTCAGCCGCATGGATGTGATTCCGCATAATCTGGATGTCTTCCGTATTCAGTTGCAGCATGCCGATCACGATCGCAGATATCAACGCCACGACAAAGACCACCAGCAGCAGCACCACACCTCGGTTATGACCGTTCTTACGCATGGCGATATCCATCCGACACCTACCGGCTCCCGTTCTCAAAGTCACAATCCAGATCGATGTGAATTCGTCCGCCCCCTTCGAGGCTGCCGGCCCGGATCTTTCCGAAGAACTCCGATTGACTCCAGATGGACACACTCCCTTGCGGGTTCTGGAGCACCGCACAGGCCACGGTGTTGCTGCTCATCTGAAAGCTCTTGCCGTTGCCGATCATGTTGATGCGCAGCCGGGAAGGATCGGCACCGATGCCATTGAGAACGGAGCTTCCCGATATCTCGACACCATCTCCGACGTACAGGGTCAGACTCGAATTGGGCGGAATCCTCAGTTCGGCCCGACTGCTCGTTTGGAGTCCCTGCCTCAGCAGGACCGTGACATGCCCTTCAATAGTGAGCACCGAACTGCCCCACAACCCGATGCGCTCGATGTGACGGTCCGAGTCAATGGTCTGGGTCTGCCGCCCCGACAGCTCGAAGGCGCGTTCGGGAGCCCCGTTGAACGGCGATCCGGTCGGGGCCGAGAGGGCCGGGATCTCCACGGCACTGGTGAGCGACTCGCGGCGACCGGTGATCTGCGAGGCGCCCCACGTGGCGATTCCCGTGGTGGGGTTTCCGCCCGGCCCAATGTAGGCGTCGCCACGAATGACAGCACTGCTCCAGAGCGTAATCACGTTGGTACCGATCGCGTTGACGGAGACCACCGCTTCGGCTCCCGGCTGCATCGGATCGTAGGGCCCCCCAGAGGACCGGTAGCTGTCGATGCAGATATTCCTTCCGCCCCAGGCGATGGAATTGCGTACCGCCACGCCGGGCGAAAACCCGTCGTCCGGCTCCGAGTCGTCCGAATCGAGCGTTCCGGCGCGGATGTAGACCTGTGTGGTGAACGTCTTGTCGGCGCCGGTGGGTACTTCGTTGGCAAACGTGGTCTGCACGGCGACGAATCGAACCGACGAGGCCTCAACCGTCGGCGTCGTGAAATCGTTGCCGTCATAACAGGTGAACTGGAACCGACTGACCGGGCCCGCCAGATCGCCCGGCTCACCCGACGGACCGAACTGGACATAGCCATCCTGGCCGACCGCATAGCGGTAGAGGGCACCGTCATTGGCTGTGAATTCGATGAAGCCGTTCTCCTGCGCCGACGGGCTGACGTCCGTGATCCGGATCGCCGTCGCCAGCGTGCGATGGAGATGATCCGCGAGGACTCTGGCGTTCTGGACGATCTCCGCGTTCGCCTGCCGCGTGTCCCAGTTGTTGCGTATCCCTGCGAACAACGGCAGCACGGCGGCCATGACGATCGCCATGATGGACATCGCGACGACCATCTCCAGCACCGTGACGGCCCTGGGCCGTCTGAGATTGTGGCGTTTCTGCGGCATTGCTCACACCATACACACTCGAACCGTTGTTCTTCGATATACTCGGCAGGAAAAGGCCACACCATTAGCGGGATCGGGCTTTGGAACGTGGCTTATCTAATATCGAATCCTGCCGCGAGAAACCACTGGATGGTCCCATGCCGCCGCCTCTTATGGGACACCCTGCGGCCGCAGCACGACGCAGAGACCGAGCCAAGCCGGTGGTCCCATAAGCCGAAAGGCCGGCCGGCGAAGTGGACGGCCACGGTGGTTACCGCCGGGCGATGCACGTCGTCAGGGTCACCTCCACCTCGTCGCCAGACAGATGGCCGTTCCCATTCGCGTCAAAGCCCACCGCCACGGTCACCCGTCGAAGGTTTGGGGCTTGGTCGTCCGTCACGTTGCACAGATAGCCACCAACGAGCGTCTCGGAGTCCTTGCGGAATGAACTCTCGTAATGGTGCAGCGCTCTGGCTCGAATCTCATCGAGCGTCCCTTGCGCCAGGATCAGAGACTGGGTCTTGCGTTCAACCATCGCGCCCGTCGCCTGTGCCACGGTCAGCGCGCGGAGCAATGGGACGACGGCCACGGCCAGAAGCGTCGCGGCGACCACCACCTCCGTCAGGGTCACGCCCCGACGCGCGCATCTGACACAGTCTCTTCCAACAATCTGCGACATCCACCCACTCTCGACCCAACTGTCAGATCTTCCCGTCCTCGGTACAGCGAACGGCGCCCGTGCCGGGGGCAACACGTATCGTGAAGGTTCGCCCCAACGCGGAGACCGTCAATACCGGATCGTTCTTGTCCTTCAGGGCGCCGAGCGGACTGAACTCGAATGTCCTCCGGCCCGCAAGGGAAACGTCCGCATCGACGACATGAACGTCGATGGTGTCCTGGCTCCCCAGATCGACGATTTCGTATTCCGTGCCCTTGCCCGTCCCCTTGATATTGAGGGCGAAGCCCTTCGAATTGGTGCCGGCGTGCAGGATGGCCAGGCTGCGCGTCCGGCGCAGATCGGTCGCGATCTTCCAGGCGGTGACCTCCGCCCGGTGGCCCTGAATCGATCGAAACGGCAGCCGTGGCA from Anaerobaca lacustris carries:
- a CDS encoding type IV pilus modification PilV family protein encodes the protein MSQIVGRDCVRCARRGVTLTEVVVAATLLAVAVVPLLRALTVAQATGAMVERKTQSLILAQGTLDEIRARALHHYESSFRKDSETLVGGYLCNVTDDQAPNLRRVTVAVGFDANGNGHLSGDEVEVTLTTCIARR
- the pilM gene encoding pilus assembly protein PilM, with protein sequence MKSSGKTATGIEIGAAEIRIVSARKTGAGIQVVAATRVAVEPGTIQDGCVVDSQKLIQILKVLRKQHKVRSRRVTVSLPAECSVARIVMLSEGDPQHIARFVQDEIRQYASLSGRETVSDFQVITPGRPGAPGRILVVGADRGLAIAVSEACRHAGFVIGAIEPAVAACVRLLDAVQASDPSAVRRLLAIRREEALTLCIFSGGRLDFVRTKGIGAADVSDRCIRDEINAAIQFYDTEHADKPQPWHVVILDESEQAAPDGLAESMRTGILADHVDVWTDGTLPDGVAADPQVRGVPSATALGSALRSLVAGEHGAQVNLLCADTAETESIRRTVLVTANALAVLVLLTVLIVGGLQLLFQRTARNVASVKLAQLTRGELELAVAMDQLEYVEQRNQVLADELDCLRSISESRQDVNWVQLLTDIQTSTPQMVRIVSLSTDAGSDIVMDGISRSYEAVHTFVAMLNRSARVQRASLLETRRAGAHEGYVRFAVRCSLYSMEMP
- a CDS encoding PilW family protein, whose amino-acid sequence is MPQKRHNLRRPRAVTVLEMVVAMSIMAIVMAAVLPLFAGIRNNWDTRQANAEIVQNARVLADHLHRTLATAIRITDVSPSAQENGFIEFTANDGALYRYAVGQDGYVQFGPSGEPGDLAGPVSRFQFTCYDGNDFTTPTVEASSVRFVAVQTTFANEVPTGADKTFTTQVYIRAGTLDSDDSEPDDGFSPGVAVRNSIAWGGRNICIDSYRSSGGPYDPMQPGAEAVVSVNAIGTNVITLWSSAVIRGDAYIGPGGNPTTGIATWGASQITGRRESLTSAVEIPALSAPTGSPFNGAPERAFELSGRQTQTIDSDRHIERIGLWGSSVLTIEGHVTVLLRQGLQTSSRAELRIPPNSSLTLYVGDGVEISGSSVLNGIGADPSRLRINMIGNGKSFQMSSNTVACAVLQNPQGSVSIWSQSEFFGKIRAGSLEGGGRIHIDLDCDFENGSR
- a CDS encoding pilus assembly FimT family protein, which produces MRVRKAFTLAELIVMVAMLAALTFVAVPRLPFRSIQGHRAEVTAWKIATDLRRTRSLAILHAGTNSKGFALNIKGTGKGTEYEIVDLGSQDTIDVHVVDADVSLAGRRTFEFSPLGALKDKNDPVLTVSALGRTFTIRVAPGTGAVRCTEDGKI